In Pseudomonas nunensis, a single window of DNA contains:
- a CDS encoding DUF2252 domain-containing protein codes for MKTPRPSARLEPLSQLRNLKMARSAHAYVRGSTTQFYEWLHSQSGRRLPSGPPVWICGDCHAGNLGPTGDLKGRIDIHIRDLDQTVIGNPAHDLVRLALSLATAARGSDLPGVATARMLEEMMRGYEQAFEDDVDEEPPRPAQVKAGMRNAVQRTWKHLAKERIEDTRPTIPLGKHFWSLSRAERNALKTLCATSEIHTLVTSLKGRSEDDPVEMLDSAYWVKGCSSLGLKRYAVLLGVGDEDNQEFCLLDIKEAVSAVAPRAARAAMPRDNGKRVVEGARFLSPGLGNRMLATRVLDHGFFIRELLPQDMKLELDQLSQRDAMLAAGYLARVVGIAHARQMDMATRSSWIGDLRACRSKTLDAPSWLWSSVVQLVGNHERGYLEHCRRYALEH; via the coding sequence CTCGATCTGCTCACGCCTATGTGCGAGGGAGCACTACTCAGTTTTATGAATGGCTACATAGTCAGTCTGGGAGGCGTCTTCCAAGTGGGCCACCCGTTTGGATCTGCGGTGATTGTCACGCGGGAAACCTTGGGCCGACGGGTGATCTAAAAGGCCGGATTGACATCCATATTCGCGATCTTGATCAGACAGTTATTGGCAATCCTGCACATGACTTGGTAAGGCTGGCTTTGTCATTAGCGACCGCAGCTCGTGGGTCTGATCTACCTGGCGTTGCAACTGCTCGAATGCTCGAAGAGATGATGCGTGGGTATGAGCAAGCGTTCGAAGACGATGTCGACGAAGAACCACCTCGACCTGCTCAAGTAAAAGCCGGGATGCGTAACGCAGTACAAAGGACGTGGAAGCATTTGGCAAAAGAGCGCATTGAGGACACTCGTCCCACGATCCCCCTCGGCAAGCATTTTTGGTCTCTTTCCCGAGCCGAGCGCAATGCTCTAAAAACACTTTGCGCCACCTCTGAAATCCACACTCTGGTGACCTCACTCAAAGGCAGGTCTGAAGATGACCCAGTTGAAATGCTCGACTCTGCGTATTGGGTGAAAGGCTGCAGCTCGCTGGGTTTGAAACGGTACGCGGTGTTGTTAGGGGTGGGTGATGAGGACAATCAAGAATTTTGCCTGCTAGATATCAAAGAGGCAGTTAGTGCGGTAGCTCCTCGGGCAGCGAGAGCTGCAATGCCAAGAGATAATGGTAAGCGAGTCGTAGAGGGGGCTCGTTTTCTTTCGCCCGGCTTGGGCAATCGGATGCTGGCAACACGTGTGCTCGATCATGGATTTTTTATTCGTGAGCTGCTCCCTCAAGACATGAAGCTGGAGCTGGATCAGTTGAGCCAACGAGATGCAATGCTTGCAGCCGGTTACCTGGCGCGAGTGGTTGGAATTGCTCACGCAAGGCAGATGGACATGGCTACTCGATCTTCTTGGATTGGCGACCTTCGAGCTTGCCGATCAAAGACACTCGATGCACCTTCTTGGCTTTGGTCGAGTGTCGTTCAATTGGTCGGAAATCATGAGAGAGGTTACTTGGAACACTGCCGTCGTTATGCGCTTGAACATTAA